CGGACAAGCGGGGATACCGAAGCCACACGCTCCGGCTGATCGTGGTTGCCTGAGATCACCACCAGCGGCCTGCCGCCGGCTGTCAGCCGGGCAGCCGCCTCATAGAACAGCTGCTCTGCCGCAGCCGGAGGATTGACCGAATCATACACATCCCCCGCCATCAGAATCAGATCCGCCCCGGAGGAGTCGGCAATCTCCACCAGTTCGTCCACGAACTGCTCCTGCTCCTTCTGCCGGCTTCTGCCCTCCAGCGTCCGCCCCAGATGCCAGTCTCCCGTATGCAATATGCGCATTACGCCCTCTTTTCCCCGCCTGTCTGCGGCAATCATAGATTAATAGAATTATTTACAGCCTGACTGCGTGTCCGCCGTCGAAGAAGTACAACCACACCTCACTGACCGGCTCGCCCAGAATATCCAGCAGCGCCTTGCTGTACAGCTCCAGCTGGAAGCGGTATTTCCCGGCCAGCGCCTCAAGCGCTCCATCGTGCGGCGCAACATAGTCTGTCTTGTAATCAAGCAGAATGAGGCGTCCTTCCTCACGGAACAGGCAGTCGATCACCCCCTGGATCAGCACGGTCTCTGTAAAATCACCGCCGCTGCCCCCGGCCAGGCCAGCCGCTGCTGCATCCAGGTAAGCCAGCCCCCGGTAAGCCTCTTGTGCAGGTACCGTGTAGCTGAAGGGCTGCTCCCGGGTCTTCCAGGAGGAATGCAAGAGCCTGTGGCCCAGCTCGCTCCGGCAGAACTCTGCAATCTTCTCCAGCTCCACCGCATCCGCCCGCTCCCTGCTTAGAATAGCCAGGCGGGCAAGCCGCTCCACGGTGGCCTCCAGCTCCGGCAGGTCCACCGGCCCCTCCAGCGGAATATGCTGCATGACGGTATGGTAGGCGGTTCCGCGCTCAGCAGGGGTCAGCCCACGCTGCTCCATGAATTTCGGCCGCTGGAGATGCAGGTTCTCCCTGTATCCGCTGCCGCTCTGCTCACCCGCTCCGCCAAGACGCGCCCGGTCCTCCAGCTGATCGTAGGACGGCTGCTCCAGCGACAATAATCCCTTCAGTTCAGTTACCGATGTTTTGGCCGGAATGGCCGAAGCTGCCCGGTAAGGATAGCGCCAGTCCAGTCTGTCCGCAATCTCCCCGGCTGCGGGTGTTCCCGGTACAGGCACAGGAGCGCCCTTGCGGAGCGACTCCAGCATCTGGGAACGCAGTCCGGCCGGATCGCTGTCTCCGCCGGCATCCTTGAAGGAGCCGGAGCCCAGCTCCTGCGCACTCTTCACCGTGATGCTCCAGGTAGATTCATCCCCGTGCAGCACCGTGGATACCGGACCTTCACTGCCCGCATACTTGCGCAGAACAGCAGCTGCGGGATGGCGGATCAGCGCCGGTCCCACCCAGTCCAGATAACTGCGGCCCCGAGCGAGCAGATGGTCAGCCAGCAGCAGCTCCTCCCGGTTCTGCATCGCTGCCCAGCCGGAGGCGGTGCGCGCCAGATCGCGGACGGTTCCGACCAGGATCATTTTGTCACGCGGCCGGGTTAGACCCACGTATAGCACACGCATCTCCTCTGCCAGCAGCTCCAGCCGCGAACGGCGGCTGATCGCCAGGAACGGCAGCGTCGGATAACTGACCCGGGTCTCCCGCTCCACGAAGCGGGGGCCGAAGCCCAGCTCCTTATGCATCAGGAACGGGGTATGCAGGTCCTGCCGGTTGAACTGCTTGTTCATGCCGGCAAGGAAAACCACAGGGAATTCCAGTCCCTTGGATTTGTGGATCGTCATGATCCGCACTCCCCCGGCTTCCTCTCCGCTGCCCCCGGCCACGCCCAGATCCCCGCCGTTCTCCCGCAGCCGCGAGATGAACACCAGGAAGCGGAACAGGCCTCTGGAGGAGGTCTCGTTCTCGAACTGAACCGCGCGGTCATACAGCGCCTTCAGGTTATTCTGGCGCTGGAAGCCGCCGGGAAGGCCGCCTACCCACTCCAGATAGCCGCTCTCACGGTAGATTCTCCAGATCAGCTCGCCCAAGCTGCCCTGACGGGCGGCTTCTCTCCAGCTCTCCAGCTGCCCAAGGAAGTGCTTCAGCTTCTTCTGGAGCTTGGGGGAAATCTCTGCCAGCGCCTCAGAGCCTCCGGTCCCGGCAGCAGCCACTTCACGCACAGCCCCCGGCTCCGCCGCTGTAAAAAGGTCATAGGCGGCCGCGGTCTCGTCCGCCGCATGCCGGGAACCGCCATCCTGACCCGGCAAGACGTATCCCGCCAATCCCATATCGGCAGGATAGCCCTGCTGAGTCTGATCTGCTCCGGCTGCGGCCACCACGGCATCATAGAAGGTTCCGCTGCTGCACAGCCGCACCTTGGCCAGCTCCTCCTCGCGCAGGTTCACCACCGGTGAGCGGAGCACACCGGCCAGCGGGATATCCTGGCGGGGATTATCAACAATCTGGAGCAGCGAGAGGGCAATCTCCACCTCGGTCGCCTGGAAATATCCTTTGTTCTGGTCCCCGTAAGCCGGGATGCCTTCATTCCGCAGCTCCTCAATGATCAGCGGCGTCCACAGCTGGGCCGCCCTCAGCAGAATGACAATGTCGCTATACCCCACGGGGCGCATGATCCGCAGACCCTTATCATAGATCATCAGCGGCTCGTTACCGGTCATCCCCGTCATCTGCGAGATGCGCCGGGCCATCGCGCGGGCTTCGAGCAGTGCCGTCTCACTCTCCGCCGCTTCATTCTCCTGCAAGGGCAGCTCGTCCCCTTCGGCCGGATCTTCAGCCGGCCCTTGGGCGGAGGACCCCTTATCAATCAATAGCAGCTCGGGCTTGAAGTAAGTATCCGGCCCTGCCGCCTCCGCCCCCGGAAAGCTGGCGCCATACACCAGCTCTGCACGTTCATCATAGCTGATCTCCGCTACACTGCTGTCCATAATCTGCCGGAAAACCGTATTCACGGCATGGACTACTTCCCGTCTGCTGCGGAAATTGCGGGCCAGATCGATAACCGTACCGCTGCTGACAGAGTTCTCTCTGCCGTCTTCAGCTTCCGGCTGGTCACCCGCCTGCT
This region of Paenibacillus sp. FSL K6-1096 genomic DNA includes:
- a CDS encoding UvrD-helicase domain-containing protein; the encoded protein is MRPEAEPKPEGSLWSDDQWRAIAESGSDILVAAAAGSGKTAVLVERIIRKISNENAGFSVDRLLVATFTKAAASEMRQRIREALERKIEEDGEAGSEHLRRQLALLGRASITTLHSFCLEVIRRYYQLIPIDPGFRILNEHEAEMMRQELLEELLEEKYGEAAEDGEDTLFVRLADWFSGERSDDAVHSLIQRLHDFARSHPWPEQWLLDTAAGFTVPDTAALGHTPWVQSILAEARLTLKGAISQLEQGREMALQPGGPAPYAENLAADLEMAQGLLDAVESQPWAELYDIFMEISFGKLKPCKKDLTDPVLQESVKSIRDQVKKSLLELQKSLFGRPAESFLGELHEAAPLMQELADTVITFGERYQKEKAGRGLVDFSDLEHYCLKILRHPDSLPGQPLPSDAAVEYRSQFDEVLLDEYQDTNSVQEEIVRLISRESPGNRFMVGDMKQSIYRFRLAEPGLFLDKYRRFSSGLMTEQAGDQPEAEDGRENSVSSGTVIDLARNFRSRREVVHAVNTVFRQIMDSSVAEISYDERAELVYGASFPGAEAAGPDTYFKPELLLIDKGSSAQGPAEDPAEGDELPLQENEAAESETALLEARAMARRISQMTGMTGNEPLMIYDKGLRIMRPVGYSDIVILLRAAQLWTPLIIEELRNEGIPAYGDQNKGYFQATEVEIALSLLQIVDNPRQDIPLAGVLRSPVVNLREEELAKVRLCSSGTFYDAVVAAAGADQTQQGYPADMGLAGYVLPGQDGGSRHAADETAAAYDLFTAAEPGAVREVAAAGTGGSEALAEISPKLQKKLKHFLGQLESWREAARQGSLGELIWRIYRESGYLEWVGGLPGGFQRQNNLKALYDRAVQFENETSSRGLFRFLVFISRLRENGGDLGVAGGSGEEAGGVRIMTIHKSKGLEFPVVFLAGMNKQFNRQDLHTPFLMHKELGFGPRFVERETRVSYPTLPFLAISRRSRLELLAEEMRVLYVGLTRPRDKMILVGTVRDLARTASGWAAMQNREELLLADHLLARGRSYLDWVGPALIRHPAAAVLRKYAGSEGPVSTVLHGDESTWSITVKSAQELGSGSFKDAGGDSDPAGLRSQMLESLRKGAPVPVPGTPAAGEIADRLDWRYPYRAASAIPAKTSVTELKGLLSLEQPSYDQLEDRARLGGAGEQSGSGYRENLHLQRPKFMEQRGLTPAERGTAYHTVMQHIPLEGPVDLPELEATVERLARLAILSRERADAVELEKIAEFCRSELGHRLLHSSWKTREQPFSYTVPAQEAYRGLAYLDAAAAGLAGGSGGDFTETVLIQGVIDCLFREEGRLILLDYKTDYVAPHDGALEALAGKYRFQLELYSKALLDILGEPVSEVWLYFFDGGHAVRL